Genomic window (Chloroflexota bacterium):
GTTGCCACACCGATCAAATTCCCACACACAAAAGCGCCCGCATGATACGCCTCAGGGTGGGCATCGCCAGCATAAGCCGCGGCGCTCAACGCCAAGCCCGGGCGAAGCACTGCCGCGCGAATCGGCAGCGCTTCGTCGGCAGTTACCGGCTGGACTAAAATATGCGCTGCACACATCTCAGGCTTCAAATTTCCCCGGGAAACCACTCACTACCGCTCGCAAAACATCTACCCCAGCCTGATTCGTGCAGGTGCAAGCCAGTTTTACCCAGCCGCGGGCTTCATCGGCTTCAACCACTTTGGCGGTGGCGGTGACTGTTTCGCCGATATATACTGGAGCCAAGAATTCGAAGGTCATTTCATGCGCCAAAAACGCCCACAAACCACCGAGATGGGTTAACAAACTGGCCGTCAGCAGTCCGGGCACAATGCGCGCTTTAAAGGGCGTTTGGGCAGCAAAAGTGGCGTCAGTGTGATACGGATTTACATCCCAAGTGGCACCGATAAAAAGCGAAACATCGCCGTCTGTGAGGGTGCGGGTGAAGGTGGCTTTCTCACCAACCGTGGATGCTTTAGGGATGCGCGAGGGCATGAGGGGTGAGTTCATA
Coding sequences:
- a CDS encoding MaoC family dehydratase, with translation MNSPLMPSRIPKASTVGEKATFTRTLTDGDVSLFIGATWDVNPYHTDATFAAQTPFKARIVPGLLTASLLTHLGGLWAFLAHEMTFEFLAPVYIGETVTATAKVVEADEARGWVKLACTCTNQAGVDVLRAVVSGFPGKFEA